The Salvelinus alpinus chromosome 22, SLU_Salpinus.1, whole genome shotgun sequence DNA window acagatacacagatgatgtaatctctatagcactccacactgccctttcacatctggacaaaaggagcacctatgtgagaatgatattcattgactacagctcagcgtttaacaccatagtgccctcaaagctcatcactaagctaaggaccctgggactaatcacctcccactgcaactggatcctggacttcctgacggtccgcccccaggtggtaagggtaggtaacaacacatccgccactctgatcctcaacacggggtcccctcctgtactccctgttcactcatgactgcacgactccaacaggcacgactccaacaccatcatcaagtttgccgatgacacaacggtagtaggcctgatcaccgacaacgacgagacagcctatagggaggaggtcagagtcctggccgtgtggtgccaggacaacaacctctctctcaatgtgatcaagacaaaggagatgattgtggactacaagaaaaggaagaccgagcatgcccccattctcctcgacggggctgtagtggagtagtttgagagcttcaagttcctaggtgtccacatcaccaacaaagcaagatggtccaagcacaccaagacagtcgtgatgaGGGCATGAGAAaacttattccccctcaggagactgaaaagatttggcatgtgtcctcagatcctcaaaaggttctacagctgcaccatcgagagcatcttgacaggttacatcactgcctggcctccgaccgcaaggcactacaaaaggtagtgtgtacggcccagtacatcacttgggccaagcttcctgccatccaggacctctataccaggcggtgtcagaggaaggccctaagaattgtcaaagactccagccaccctagtcatagactgttctttctgctaccgcacggcaagcggtaccggagtgccaagtccaggtccaaaaggcttcttcacAGCttttacccctaagccataagactcctgaaaagctaatcaaagggctacccagacccctcttttacgctgctgctactctctattatctgtgcattgtcactttaaatctacctacatgtacatattacttaattacctcgactaaccggtgccccgcacattgactctgtaccagtaccccctgtatatagcctcgctattgttattttactgttgctgtttaattatttttaacttttattttcagttttttacaattttttACTCAACACtcttttcttaaaacttcttaaagcattgctggttaagggcttgtaataagtatttcactgtaaggtctacacctgttgtattcaggcacatgtgacaaataacatttgatttgacttgcttgggccaagaaacacgagcaatggacattagactggtggaaatctgtcctttggtctgacgagtccaaatattaactttttggttccaaccaccgtgtctctgtgaaacgcagagtaggtgaacgtttAATCTCCaaatgtggttcccactgtgaagcatgggggaggaggtgtgatggtgttgggggtgctttgctggtgacacggtctgtgatttatttagaattcaaagcacatttaaccagcatggctgccgcagcattctgcagcggtatgccatctcatctggtttgcactttttgggactataatttgtttttcaacaggacaattacccaacacacctccaggctgtgtaagggctatttgacaaagaagtagagtgatggagtgctctatcagatgacctggcctccacaatcacctgacctcaacctaattgagatggtttgggatgagttagaccacagagtggaggaaaagcagccaacaagtgctcagcatactgtatgtaggaactccttcaagactgttggaaaagcattcctcattaagctggttgagagaatgggaagagtgtgcaaagctgtaatcaagaaaaagggtgactactttgaagaatataaaatatattttgatttggttactacataattccaaatgtgttattccatagttttgatgtcttcactattattctacaatgtagaaaattgtaaaaataaagaaaaacccttgaatgagtaggtttgactggtactggtactggtactttgactggtactgtatatatatatttttgcttttCAGGGGGcgctgcagcaccctcagtacccctacttcccgcggctatgctaATATGCTTAAAAACAAAAGAAATACAGGACCAAATGACACCATGTCTATACTTAGTTTGAGAAAAACTAAGGGATAGGCTGAGTTATTGACAAATCAAATATCAGATTTTACGTGTCCATTTAAACCACTGTAAATAGTCGCTTATCAACTTGAAACTTGTTGTCGCTATCATGGATGTCCTTAAGATTAACCACACTGAATTTGGTACTGACATCTAAAACAAGGAAACTATTGACAACATTCTTTACAGATGTAACGCTAATGCTCAAAATCATCTGCAATAATCTTCACCTCATGAAACATATGTCTGATTAACTCCAGACTTCTTTATTATCCAACTgatcttgtgtattttctgtcatcctgtgaacccAGTTGAAGTtggtagtttacatacacttaggttggagttattaaaactaatTTGTCACccaatccacaaatttcttgttaacaaactatagttttggcaagtcggttaggacatctactttgtgcatgacacaagtaatttttccaaacaattgtttacagattatttcactgtatcacaattccagtgcgtcagaagtttacatacactaagttcactgtgccttcaaacagcttggaatattccagaaaattatgtcatggctttagaagcttctgataggctaattgacaccatttgagtcaattggaggtatacctgtggatgtatttcaaggcctaccttcaaactcagtgcctctttgcttgacatcataggaaaataaaatgaaatcagccaagacctcgtaaaaagaaattgtagacctccacaagtctggttcatcctttggagcaatttccaaattcctgaaggtaccatgttcatctgtacaaacaatagtacgcaagtataaacaccctgggaccacgcagccgtcataccgctcaggaaggagacgcgttcagtctcctagagaggaacgtactttggtgcgaaaagtgcaaataatcccagaacaacagcaaagaaccttgtgaagatgctggaggaaacaggtacaaaagtatctatatccacagtcaaacgagtcctatatcgacataacctgaaaggccgctcagcaaggaagaagccactgctccaaaaccaccataaaaaagccagactacggtttgcaactgcacatggacacaaagatcatactttttggagaaatgtcctctggtctgatgaaacagaaatagaactgtttggccataatgaccatcgttatgtttggaggaaaaagggggagccttgcaagccgaagaacaccatcccaaccgtgaagcacgggggtagcagcatcatgttgtgggggtgctttgctgcaggagggactggtgcacttcccaaaatagatggcatcatgagggaggtaAATGAtggggatatattgaaacaacatctcaaaacatcagtcaggaagttaaagcttggtcacaaatgggtcttccaaatggacaatgaccccaagcatacttccaaagttgtggcaaaatggcttaagaacaacaaagtcaaggtattggagtggccatcacaaagccctgtgggcagaactgaaaaagcgtgtgcaagcaagaaggcctacaaacctgactcagttacaccagctctgtcaggaggaatagaacaaaattcacccaacttattgtgggaggcttgtggaaggctacctgaaacgtttgacccaagttaaacaatttaaaggcaatgctatcaaatactaattgagtgtatgtaaacttctgaccctactgttattctgacatttcacattcttaaaataaagtggtgatcctaactcaccaaaaacagggaattcttactaggattaaatgtcatgaatagtgaaaaactgagtttaaatgtagttgcctaaggtgtatgtaatcttccgacttcaactgtatatactccctctgccatttgtctttgtcggtcattgtaaatggtacttgttttcctgagaggaagctctcctactatttcctgagtactttTTATTTTGCACTTTGGGTTCGCCCTGTGCCTTTTTGTTTATGAAGATATATTTTGAGCACAACAGCTTTTGGGTTTCGTGCCGCTTTGATCTACGGTGCTAAAATTAAttctgtagttctaaacctgtgactgcctactcctctctacaccagtaacaCATCATTTCTCTGTATCCCAGAGATGATTTAAAACATTGCATCAAGTTTATAATGTATTGACACTGagaatgttttatttcattttaGGTACCCGGTCTTTATAATTCACCAAATAAAAATGGTTCTGTTCTTGGACTGTTCTGGTTTTCTACAGTTTCCAGTATTTGGGTGAAAAATCATATTCTGCTGGCAGACGTTTGGATTGGTTAATACATAAATAGACTGAGTAAATTTAACCAAATTAGTTGCTTGTTATAAACTCATTACAGATCCATCTCTATGGAGTGGTTACATGTTGACACAAACTACAATCCCATGTGAGCATACACTAAGATCTATTTAGAGGCTAACAGGACAAGTTATTGGAGCAGTATCCCTCTGTCAAGCAAGAAGACATTTCATGGACCAAAGCTAATTTCTTTCTTTCACGCAGATGTCTAATTTCCAGATATAATCGGGATCTTTAATTTTTAAGAGTAAGAGTTTGAGGGAGGATGTGAATGTATTTTAAAATTATTCTTTAGTCTGAGCCTACACAGAATCCAACAATTCACATGCATTCATTCACACCAATACACACTCAAGCCTTGTAAGGACTAACAATTGCTGTATTGACCAAAGAAAGAAAATTAACAAAAGCTATGGAGAACTCAACGCAAGTTGAGTTCTTTTATCTATGTGGCTTACAAGAGACATTTAACAACAAATCAGTCTATTTTATCTTGTCTCTTATCACATACCTTCTCATCATCACTGGGAATCTGACTCTGATCATAACAATTATTCAGGTGAAAGGCCTCCACGAGCCCATGTATATCTTTCTGTGTAGTCTATGCGTCAATGGATTGTACGGAACCACTGGTTTCTACCCCAAGTTCTTACTGGACCTTCAGTCAGATGTTCAGGTGATATCTTATGGTGGATGTTTGACTCAGGCCTATGTAATATACACATCTATTATGTGTGAAGTTTCTACTCTAACAGTGATGTCTTACGACAGGTATGTGGCAATATCCAGACcattactataccataccatTGTGACATCTTTAACTGTTAGAAAGTTACTCTTATTGTCTTGGTGTTATCCTTTATTTATAGCACTCATAACAGTTATTTTAACCGTCAGGATTCCTTTGTGTGGATCTCGCATTGATAAAATATTCTGTGACAATCCGTCTATATTGAAGCATTCATGTTTACCCATTACCATCAATCATATTTGGAGCTATTGTATAATAGTGCTTCATGTTTTACAGATACTTTTCATTGCCTTTTCTTACTGTCAGATTGTAAGGATTTGTGTAAAGTCAGCTGAGGGAAGGATTAAGTTCACACAGACATGTGTGCCACATTTAATAACAATGGTTATTTTCATCACAGTGACCCTGTTTGACATTTTGCAAGGGTGGAATAGTGATGTTAATATTACACTAAATATGCGTAACGCAATGGGTGTACAATTCCTTGTTATACCACCTGTCTTAAACCCTGTCATATATGGACTTAATCTCCAGCAGATTCGAAGTGCAGTTTTTAAAATGTGTAATACACATAAAATCTTTGATATGAGACATTAGTTACATGATCTTACACAACAGGGAGACTTCCTTATATCAGAAGGTAAAATCTGCCAAAACTGTTGCAAGGTTAAATGGGCCCGTAATTTCTTGGTATCTATCGCCCTCGTCTGGCAAAGTGATTTACAAATATTCCAAGAATAGAGTAATTGTAGCACACTTCCTGAGCAGGAAAATGCCTGTACACGTCCAAAATGACACCACATTTCctttagagtgcactacttttgaccagagccaaagtagtgcaatatgaagggaatagggtgcaattggtAGCACAAATATATTACTTCTTATGCAGTTACtcttaaatatatattttccccaCCGGGTGGTTTATTGTcaacacagtaaaaaaaaaaaaatatgtcaaTAATTGTTCTGGTTACAGTTCTGtaaaaaattgttttttttaaatgttattgagTTGTGATAACGCATCTATGTGTTTATAGCCAGGCCTCTTCCTCACTGCATCTCTCAAAAGAAATGTATATTCACGACCACTTTGGAAGGCAATTCATTGTTTTATTGGtgcaataacaataatatgcatgtaacTAGAAAGTATGGTTGAATGTAGGCTACACATTTGGAGTGATATAAATTCAATAAACAAgaaatactgaacagaaatatcaaATTCTGAATTTCCATTTTTATCCAAGttgaacatactgtatattcaaTACTCATATTCTGAAAAAAGGATGATGTATTTTTACTGTCTTATGATGGTATGAATTGTTGTTTTAGCAATGACAACACGTAGGCTATGTATAGCTTCAGGCTGTAAATCAAACAATTTACACTTGTTATTGGACAAACCTTGCATCTTGATTTGGATGACATATTGACTAGCCAACCATTGATTGTAGCTTTGCCTTACCTTCCCTCTCTTATTATGTAGTGATAGTGTTATGATATTTTCTATTGGGATAACAGGATGAAAAATATCCTACTATACAGAAGTCACTATTGGATCTAAAGTTTGTGCTAAATGCAAACACAGCAAaatgcaatgttttttttctcgGTTCCATAAGCCAGATTTAAATGAATTTGTAATAACTAGTTATTACTAATGGTACAGAAATTGAGTTCCTTCCTTCCTACACATATCTTGGTATCTGACTTGATGACAAACTGTCATTTAATAAACATGTCACTGAGCTGGGGAAGAAGTTGAAGTTATTTTACAGAAACAAAGCACGTCTGACTTTTGTTAACAGGAAGGAAATTGGCCAGGCCGTGTTTATGTCTATTTTAGATTATGGGGATATTATCTATATTCAAGTGTAACAGTGCTCTTCTTGCACTGTAAACAatcaatcaccgacaaggactcCAGCATGTAGCACCAGGCACAGATTTATTATCTGATAGAAAAACAGCATGGATAGTACGTCATGCAATGCAGCCTCCATAGATCATTCTACTTTCTGCACCCGCGCTGTACAAAATACATAAAACACCCCCAGACACCGTGAATAACCAGCTAGCATTTGCTGAAATTATATTCAACAAATGTACCACAAATATTCACAAACAAAACACCACATCTCATGTACAATATTCCAGAAATGTTTATAAACAAATTGATATAACTTGTACATTCCGATCTGCGCTTTTGATGTACAGTGCTTTGCAGCAGTTAACTTATCGCTGGTTTGGCGCTTGTTGACTGGGACGATTCTAACTCACACACCGCCCCTCGTAATCAAGCTACTCCAGTAAGATTCCATGTTGATTGGTTGAAGGCAAGCTAAAAATGAAAACCAATAAACCCATTGGCTTACAATAGAGTGGCTAGGGGAATCACCAATAATAACcctgttgtcacaccctgatctgtttcaactgtctttgtgattgtctccacccccctccaggtgtcgcccatcttccccattatcccctgtgtatttataagtgtgttttctgtctgtgtgccagttcgtcttgtttgttcaagcctaccagcattttgTCTCAGCGCctgctcttccccagtctctatcttgtcctcctggttttgcctgtcctgtctctgagcccacctgcctgaccactccgcttgcccctgaccctgcctgccatcctgtacctttgcccaacctctggattaccgacctctgcctgagcctgcctgccgtcctgtacctttcccTCACTTCTCTGGACTATTTACCCCTGCCTGTCTTGACCTGTCTATTTGCCTGCCCCTTTGGGATTATTAAACTATTGGTTATCCgacgtggtctgcatctgggtcttaccttcatatctGATACCTGTAGATAATCAGCTCTGTAGATTTAACTAtgaagagacagaatcactaAAGCTGTGTTCGAATttcatactaacatactgtatatactacataaTATATACTATCAgttaattttagtatactgtaaacaaacagtatcctttcagttgagcgtactagctcTTCACCTGTCTATGGGAAGTTGATGTTGCTATGCAACCaatttgctagctagttagcataacaaattactagttgttcttaaattcaatctggagtgccagagtgtgctcgtaaattcagagcgagTGCACACTGGATGCTTGGGCCAAAGAGTAGGATTGATTTGAGAGTTCTgaccttacaacggcagtcaagcacccaagctaacgttggctagcttgctagctactagACACATATGAGACCACTCTGAaaattttactcgccctagcagagctggttaggcagttatGTTATCCAGATAGTtgttgactgtaactgtgctgctggcaacaatttaattacacttttttgCCGCCGTTTACttacaccggccatattcaacggggtaaattcattattctgcgctctggtacactcagacgagagtgctctgaaatcggagtagatagccagagcgaatttacgaaagcacccgaatgtccattgagaacgcacaacgactataccatttagctaagcatgacaggaataatcaagtcaataaacgttgggtacttagcctatagttaatatactggcaagtttgatgtataagtagccaactaacattaggtagctagctaacataccggttcatactgctgtaatgatatgctatgtggtttgtaaggacagcgtagctaacaaattgtcagccaacataacgtgtaaagtaacttatttgaaaagtaattactttattacattgctaaacatttgtcataattagttaaagcgatgaatttgtatccgctctcgaagttcttcggctgcatattttccgccattttcttcaaatctgaaaacaatgTGAAGCCACACCCATTTCCTGAataattgcattatgggccctaaagtatggaaatagtgtcctctgcgtgtatacttcatattttgccgaatttagtacgacatctgGGAACTTtaggcatactaactatatccatactatgaccaataagcatactatacaCTCAATTCATGTCACAAATAGTACAgttagtgcggttagtatgagtattcaaacacagcttagatcatttattctggtattgcccctatgCAGCTTGtgtctggtcacaggttcaggaatgggagaaaaaaaatcacaacatttaCTTAAAATGAACCTTACAAATAGCACTGTTGGGTGATTTGGAAAGCAATAGTTAGTCAATATAAGGGCACAAggaaagacccagatgcagacggtTTGAggcttgatatttattaaacaatccaaaaggagtaggcaagaaaatggtcgtggacaggaaaaaggtcaaaaccagttcagagtccaggagatacagagtggcaggcaggctcgaggtcagggtaggcagaatggtcaggcaggcgggtacggagtccagaaaataggcaagggtcaaaaactgggaggactagcaaaagagaatagaagcaggagtacgggaaaaacgctggttgacttgaaaaacttacaagacaaactggcacagagagacaggaaacacaaggatatatacaccagggaaaataagcaacacctggagggggtggagacaatcacaagacagttgaaatagatcagggtgtgacagtcaataaataatataataatacttataggaaaggttttcatctgTGGATACTATATGATTAGAAAGGTTCAAAATgaatgtaaaacatcacagcacaattgaaaaacggAAACCacgagggtggtctatggtgataggtgggatgggctgagagtggcggGATTAAGGATcttatgttcagtaatgtattattgttatgtgattgCTGTATATAAAAGTACCATATATGTAAAATCTGTATgcaaaatgtatatttaaaatgtatatgtaaaaagctgtaaaaaaaaaaaaaaaaaagatatgtgTCCTCcaaggaggagtggtggtggatgggttaatacaaaacaaaaaaagaataACCCTGTTACACTCCCCACTACTGAATTCCACTTGCTAGCTAGACAGAAAATACACAACTGCCCTATGCAAACATACCATGAACactcaacatactgtatgtacaaaatgatgcagaaaaaaacatttacaaGAGAAAACAAAGGTAGAGATGTGTATTGAGGGTGCAGACCCTGCTTCTTAAACAGTCACTAAATATTCCAGTCGTCAGACTATTATGCATGATATATTGAGTGAAAAGAGGTTGATCAATCCCCATAGCCCTCATATGTAAACATGCCTGTCACATGTTAATAACACCCAGTGACTTGAAAGGACCTCAAATAAAAAGAAAACCACAATAAGGGACTTGAACATATCCTCGTCTCATTCTTGTCCTGTGACATCGTCCACAGGgacgtaaaaaaacaacaacaaatataaAATACCTTTGACCCCCTGTATGAAGATATTGGCCTTTAAGAAAACAAAATACTCATGTGGAGAGATACTGCCACATAGCTATAAAAACCTTTCAGACTCTAACTCTCTGCTGATTCATAATCTCAATAAATCTCAACACTGGTTTAACTACACAAGGGGTGACAGTGTCGTGTGCTGTGTTGATGGTGGGTGCGTCAACACAGTCAGTGTGTAACTGGTCAGGTAAGGAATGGTCAGAGTTTGGTAGGTCACTATGGGGATGGTCAGAAGAAGACTGGTCAGTGTGCTCACTCACTACATTGTTAAATTCTGAGCCAGAGTCTCGAGGACTCTGGTTGAGGCAGGACCTCGGCTGCGATACAGCTTGAACAGAATCAAGATGTAAAATGTCCTGAGCATCCCAGGATCACACATCATCCTCCAGGCTCATGTCACCTGTTCCTTCAGAGGGCAGCTCCGACACCTACACATTTGTTCTTTACTcagcatcattatcatcatccacTGCAGGAAATCGGCAAAGCCTGTGGTCTCATAGATTGTACAGTTGTAAGCAAATTAGGGACAATATATCGGTGAGCATATTGGAATCGGCctgatgtctagtttaacaccAATGTGCACTGACGGGCATACCTATGtaacgtaggtagatgatgtAATGATGCCACAAAAATACAGTgctacacagaacaaaagcagaaaaatactaagCGCGCACTTCCAACAACTGAACAAGTTCAAgtccagcagtcatttgaaagagtaagaacatttcagcgagacaactcaaaggagAAATACATTAACGcaaagataatggaattcattgcccttgacaatcaaccgttctctgtcgtggatgatgttggctttcgccgactggtggAGCCCCGATACacactatttttcagatgttgccgtACTGGAGCTACACAGTATTGTTTAAACTCGCACccatgagctacttgctatgggcgtcactgctattagcttcatgactgacatttggaccagcgatgttaGCCCCATGAGCATTATGAGTCTGAC harbors:
- the LOC139548685 gene encoding olfactory receptor 1D2-like; this encodes MENSTQVEFFYLCGLQETFNNKSVYFILSLITYLLIITGNLTLIITIIQVKGLHEPMYIFLCSLCVNGLYGTTGFYPKFLLDLQSDVQVISYGGCLTQAYVIYTSIMCEVSTLTVMSYDRYVAISRPLLYHTIVTSLTVRKLLLLSWCYPLFIALITVILTVRIPLCGSRIDKIFCDNPSILKHSCLPITINHIWSYCIIVLHVLQILFIAFSYCQIVRICVKSAEGRIKFTQTCVPHLITMVIFITVTLFDILQGWNSDVNITLNMRNAMGVQFLVIPPVLNPVIYGLNLQQIRSAVFKMCNTHKIFDMRH